The Halostella limicola genome includes the window GGGTCGACCTCGCGGCGAGCGACCGACTGCTCGACGACGCCGAGGCCGTCGTCGTGGAACTGGCCGGCTCGGACCTGGCGGCGGACTGGCGCGACCGGATCGAGGCGGAGCGCGTCGCCGTCGACCACCCGCCGGACGACCACCCGGGACTCGCCAGCGCGTACCGATCGGGAGCGGCGCATCTCCTCTCGTTCGACGAGACTCTGCGCTCCGCGAAGACGGGGCTCTCGCTACAGCCGTATCAGGGGCTCTCGGTCCGCACGCCGGACGCGTTCGCGAAAATCTTCGACGCCGCGAGCCTCTACGAGGCGACGCGGGACGGCGAGTACCCCGGGCCGGACCGGGACCCGCGAGCCTAAGCCCCGGGCGCCGTCGCGGACCGCTCCTCGCCGTCGCCGTTCTCGTCGACCACGACGACCTCGCCGTCCTCGACCCTGACGTTGATGAGCGTCTTCGCCTCGTGGCCGCTGCCCGCGAGCGCGTTCTCCCCGCCGACCTTCTTCATGACGGCGACGACGTCGACGACCTCGGCCCCGATCTCGTCGAGCGCCTCGGTGATCGCCCGGAGCGTCCCGCCGGTCGACAGCATGTCGTCGAGCAGCAGCACGCGGTCGCCCTGGTCGACGTCGTTGATGTACATCTCGCTCTCGCTGTAGCCGGTCTCCTGGAACAGCGCGACCTCGCCCTCGAGGCCGTACTGGCGCTTGCGGATGACCACGAGCGGGATGTCCGTCGTCAGCGAGACGGCGGTGCTGATGTGGATGCCCATCGCCGCCGGCGTGACGATCTTGTCCACGTCCTCCAGGTCCGCCTTCCGGATGATCCCGTTGACGACCTCCCGGAGGAGCCCGGGTTCGAGCATCGGGACGCAGTTGCTGATCGGATGCACCAGGTACTCGTAGCCGCCCTCCTTCTCGACGATGGGGGCCTCGTGGAGGGAGCGCCGGAGTTTATCCATGCCGGGTGTACTCGACCTGAGAGAAAAAGCTACTGGTCGGTCGGACTCACCGTCCCGCTAACCGAACGGTCTCACTCCCCCGCGAGCCAATCCGCGAACTTCGCTAGCGCCCGCCCGCGGTGCGAGATGGCGTTTTTCTCCGCGGTGCTCATCTCCGCGAACGTCTTCCCGTCGTGTTCGAAGACGGGGTCGTAGCCGAACCCGCCCTCGCCGCGTGGGGCGACGATCCGCCCGCGGACGCTCCCCTCGAACGTCTCGGCCGTCTCCCCGTCGTAGTACACGAGCACGGTCCGGAACGCGGCCTTGCGGTTCTCCTCGGCCTCGGCCAGCCGCCAGACGCGCTCGATGCCGAGGGTGTCCTCGACGAACGCGGAGTACGCCCCCGGGAACCCGTCGAGCGCCTCGACGAACAGCCCGGTGTCGTCGACCAGCACCGGCTCGTCGTCCTCGGTCGCATCGAACGTCTCGCGCGCGCCGTACCGCGCGATTTCCGCCAGGTCGCCCTGTATCTCGGTGTAGTCGTAGTCGACCTGCTGGACGCGATCGTCGAGGTACTCGCGGGCCTCCGCGACCTTCCCCTCGTTGCCGGTGACGAAGCGGATCATACCCGACAGCGCGGCCCCCGCGGGAAAATAGGCGTCGGTCCCGAGTTACGCTGTCCGACTCGCGGCGGCCGGGAGCGCGGCGCGAGGCCGCGCGCCGAGCGCCGCGCGACCCGGGGAGGGCAGGCTATCGTCAAGCTCTGCACCCGCGAGCGCCGTCAGGCACGAGCGGAGCGACGACTGAACGGAGCGCAGCGAAGTGAAGGAGGAGTGGTTTTGATCGAGCTTTTGCCGAGGACTGCGAGCGTGTCCGACTCCGGCGGACCGCTCGTCACGCCGCAGCGCAAAAGGTCGTCTTCAGTCCACGATGACTTCGACCGGCTCGTCCTCGGCGTCGCGCTCGTCGCTGCTCTGCTCGTTCCACAGCAGGGCGCCGGCGACGGCGAGGACGACCCAGGAGCGCCAGCTGGCGAGGTTGAGGGTGTACCCGATACCGAACGGCTTCTCGACCAGCATCCCGTCGTCGGGCTGCCAGTACGCCGAGAGGAGGCGGCTCATGCTGGGGCGCTCGAAGTTGTACGGTACGCCGAGAAGTTCGCCTGACTTCGGCTTGTCGGCCATACGAGACGTTACGACGGGCGCGAACAAGAACGTACTGGTGAACCGCGGCGGGGATGCGGGGGCGGCGGCGCGAATCGGGGGCCGATCCCCCCGCTACTGGTACCGGCCGCGCCCCTCGACCGCGCGCAACTGGTCGAGGACCGCGTCGTCGCCGCGCTCGGCGTACGCCGCCTCGAACGCCGCCCGGAGCGGGGCGGGGTCGTCGGCCGTCCCGTCGACGCTCTGCTCGAAGACGTGCAGGTCCATCGCGAAGTCCTCGGCGTCGTCGGTGTAGTAGCCCAGGCCGAAGTCGATGAGGTACGTGCGCTCGCCGTCGACGCGGACGTTGCGGGTGGTCGGGTCGCCGTGGACGAACCCTGCCTCGTGGATCGCCGCGAGGTGGCGGCCGACGTCCCGAACGCGGTCCACGGAGAGCGCCGCCTGCAGGTCGGCGTCGCCGACGGTCTGGAGGACGAGCGTCCCCTCCCGAACGTCGACGTCCCGAACGACCGGCGTGGGGACGCCCTGCCGCCGCGTGGCGCTCGTGAGGCGCGCTTCGAGCACGGTGCGGTCCCGGCGGAGCCGGTCGTCCAGGTCGGGATGGCGGTACGCCTTCGGCACGCGGCGCTTCGTCACCCGGTCGTCGCCGACCTCGACGACCGCCTCGGCTCCCTGCCGCTCGCGGCCCTCCGGCGGCTGTCGGCGGACGCTCTCGCCGGCGCGCCAGGTCACGGGGACCTGGTCCGGCCGGAAGTCCGGGCGGACCCGGGACTCTTCGACCGCGATCGTGTCGCCCGCCTCGTACATCGTCGCGCCGAGCACCGCGATCATCCCGGCGTTGTCGCGGAGAAAGCGCGGTTCGGGCGCGTAGAACTCGGCGCCGCGCTGCTCGCACATCGCGGCGAGCATCTCCCGGAGGCGGTCGTTCTGCCCGACGCCGCCGCCGAGGACGAGTTCGTCGCTCCCAGTGAGCGACAGCGCGCGCTCGGCGACCTCGGTGAGCATCGCGAAGACGTTCTCCTGCAGGGAGAAACAGACGTCCTCGACGGCCTCGCCGTCGTTCTCAGAACTCTTCGAGTTCTGATGTGCTCGGGAATCGCCATGCGATTCCCGACCGTCGACCGCCTGCTTCGCGGCGCTCATGATCCCCGAGAAGGAGAAGTCCATCCCCTTCACGACGTACGGCAGGTCGATCAGGTCGCCGCCCTTCGCGCGCTCCTCGACCTTCGGCCCGCCGGGGTGTGACCAGCCGAGGTGGCGGGTGAACTTGTCGATGGCGTTGCCGACGCCGGTGTCCATCGTCTCGCCGAGCACGCGGTACCGGCCGTCGTGGAACCCGAGCACGTGGGCGTTCGCGCCGCTGGCGTTCAGACACACCGGCGAGTCGAACCCCGACCGGTGGCGACCGATCTCCAGGTGGGCGACCATGTGGTTGACGCCCACCAGCGGCACGTCGAGCGACTGCGCCAGCGCGCGGGCGGCCGTGCCGACGGTACGCAGGCACGGTCCGAGGCCGGGCCCGCGCGAGAAGGCGACCGCGTCGATGGGGCCGTCCGCGTGGTCGAGCGCGGTCTCGACCACCTCGGGAATGGCCTTCGACATGTGCTCGGCGGCCTCGCTCGGGTCGATGCCGCCGCTCTGGGGCTGGTAGGGGTCCGTCTCGATAAACGTGGTATCGGTCTCGGCGTCGTACACCGCGGCGCTCGCGGCCCACGCGGTGCCCTCGATGCCGAGGACGCGGAGGTCGCCGCTCACGGTTTACCCCGGGTAACCGGCCGCGGTTCCGCGACGAGTCTCGCGTCCCCGCGGGGCATCCGCCTTACTCCCACTCGGTGTAGCCGCACTGGCCGCAGTGGTAGCGGTCGCCGTGGTCCGCGAGGAACGTGTCGCCGCAGCGGGGGCACATCTCGCGCTCGGTCGTGCCGTCGTCCTCGTAGAGCTCGTGTCGCGCCATCTCAGGCCTCCTCCGCCGTCTCTTCGTCGGCGACGATCTTGTTGCGCTCGAGCATGTGGTCCTGCTCGACGTCGCGGGCGTGGTCGGCGGACTCGTAGACCTTCGCCTCGCCGACGGTCTTGCGCATCCCGAACTTCGTGTCGAGGTTGCGGACGACGACCTCCTCGGCGTCCTTGTTGAGCTTCGCTGCGAGACTGTCGCGGACGGAGAGCCGAGAGGGCGTGGCTTCGTCGTGGACGAGTTCGAACGTCACGTCGGTGCGGTGCAACATCGGGTTCTCGTCTTCTTCGATGATATCGACGTCCATGGTGTGATCAGTTACCTCTTACTTCTCCTCGAAACGGGTAAAAGGATTTCGAACGACCTTTTTCGCGCTCGGGGTCGCGCGCGGAGCGAGCGAATCTCTCGCCCCGAAAAGCTCGCCCCGAAAAACTCGGGGCCTCGCTCCGTTCGGCCGCGCGAACCGCTCACTTCGTTCGCGGGTGTTCCGTGCAGTTGACAACCGCTCCGCGGTGATGGACACGAACCGCTACGCCAGCAGTTCCAGCGCGCGCTCGCCGTCGCCGTCCATTCGCAGCAGCAGTTCGCGGAACTGCGCGCGAGCGTCCTCGTCGACGACCACGTGGACCATCCCCTCGTCGGGCTGGCCGTAGACGACGCTCGCACCGTCAGGCGCGGCGACAACGGCGGGCAGCGTGGCGAGGTCCTCCTCGCCGTCGACGACGATGGTCGTGGGGCGATCGCTGGCGATCGCGTCGCGAAGCGCCGTGAGCAGGTCCGCCGTGAGCGTGGCGGCGGGGTTCTCGACGGTGACGGTGTCGACCGCCGCCCGATCTACCTCCTCGCTCTCGATCGTCTCGCTGACCTCGCTGTCGACGGCCTCGCGCTTCGTGCGGCCGTCGACGACGGCGACGTCCGGGGTGCGGCCGACGCGTTCGAAGTGGTAGGTGACGATGTCCCCGACGGCGACCAGCGGTCCGGTCACGTCCGCGAGGACGCGCTCCGGGTCGGTCTCGACGGGGCCGAACGGGTCTTTGAACGCACCGCGGAGGTCCTCCGGCAGCGCCAGGAGGGGGTCGGCGTCCGACGCCGGCTCGTCGGTCGTCACGCTAGCGGACCTTCAGGGCGTACGCGCCCTCCTCGTCGACTTCCATCTCGGTGGCGATCTGGCTGGTCTCGGGGTGTGCGATGTACACGTAGCCGGCCCAGTCCTCGGTGAGGCTGCTCGACCCGCACGAGGGGCAGGTCTCGACGTTGGGTTCGACGACGCGGTGGCACTCGCGGCAGACGAGGCGGTCTTCCGCCATGCTCACTCACCCGTCGCGGCCTGGCGCTTCTGGCGCTCCTCTTCGAGCCACCCGTGCTTGCCGAGGCCGACCTGCTTCGCGGTCAGCCCGATCTTGCTGTCCCGGGGGTTGCGCTCGTCGATGCTCTTGGTGACGATGCGCGCCCGGACGGCGTCCTCGACGCCGAGCGTGCGGTTCGACTCGTTCGAGGCGAGCTGCTGGTTCTCCGCGTCGAACGCGAGGTACTCATCGGAGATCTGCGAGACGTGGAGCAGGCCGTCGACGGGACCGATCCCGACGAACGCGCCGAACTCCACGACCTCGACGACGTTGCCGTCGACGACCTCCTGCATCTGGGGGTCGTACGTGACGGCGTCGAACTCCGCCTCGTAGTAGACTCCCGGTCGGTTCGGGAGGACCGTTCCCTCCCCGATGTCGTGGACGTTGACGACGCTGACGACGCTGCCAACGTCCTCGTCCATCCGGCCCTCCAGCTTGTCCTGGAGGAGGCGTTTCACTAGCTGTGGCGTGACGTCTGCGAGCTCCTTCGGAGGCACCTCGACGGTGTCCTTGAGCCTGACCCGTTTGTACATGGATTATGGTTGAGTGACTGCAAGTTTGTTCTTGCCCCTTAAACCAATTACTGGGACGCCCGCGTCGAGCACGCGGTCCTTCAGGGGCTTGTCGTTCGTGACGACGTAGTCGACGGTGCCCTCGCGGGCGAGTTCGACGATGGCGTCGTCGGCGTACGATTCTTCCGTGTGGAGGAGGAGACAGCGGTCCGTCGCCAGGTCGTGGCCGACGCTCGCGGCGATGCCCTCCTCGCCGCCGGTGTCCGAGAGCTTCCGCAGCTCCTCGGCGACCGCCTGCGGCGCGACCGGTTCGTAACCGGTCAACAGCCGGTCGAGTTCGTCGAACAGCCGCACGTCGAGTTCGACGGGCATCATGAGCGCGTTCGTGTCCAGGGCGACGGTCGTCATCTACCCCGTGAGCGTGCCGACGCCGATGAGCCGCCAGCGAGCGCCGATGCGGCGGTTGATCGCGATCTTCGCGCCCTCGGGGGCGCAGACGGGCCGCTTGAGCGCGACCTCCGCCTCGTCGCCGCGGGCGCTGGTCACCGACCCGACGGTGGTCGCCGTGCCGATGGTCATCATCAGCGGTTCGCCGGTGCTGATGTCGTCGACCTCGCCGCCCTCCATCTCGCCCACGACGCGGTCGAGCAGGTCGACGTCCATCGTGAACGACTCCCAGGTCGGTGGGAGCGTTCCGGGCGGACCGGCCATCTGGCCGGCCAGCGCGTCGCCTTTCGTCAGGCTGGGGTCGAGCCCGGTGCCGACGCCGAGCAGGCCGCCGGGGAACACCTCGTCGGCCGACTCGCCGCCCGCCTGGAGCGAGCGGATCGTCGTCGTGATCGGCCGGTACTCGGACTGGCCGCCCTCCTCGACCTCGCGGCCGGGACGGATCTCGATCTCCTCGTCGTTCTCGAGACGGCCCTGCACGAGGCTACCGCCGAGAACGCCGCCCGAGAGATCGTTCCAGGTCGTCCCCGGTCGGTTGATGTCGAAGCTGCGCGCGACGTGCATCCGAGCGTCCTGCTCGGGGTCGCGCTCGGGCGTCGGGATCTCGCGCTCGATGGCGTCGATGAGGAGGTCGACGTTGACCTCCTGCTGGGCGCTGATCGGGACGATTGGCGCCCCCTCGGCGACGGTGCCCTCGACGAACTCCTGGATCTGCTCGTAGTTCTCGCGGGCCTGGTCGGCGTCGACCAGGTCGACCTTGTTCTGCGCGATGACGATGTTGTCGATGCCGATGATGTCGAGCGCGCTCAGATGCTCCGCGGTCTGCGGCTGTGGAACGGGTTCGCTCGCGCTCACGACGAGCACCGCGCCGTCCATGATCGCGGCGCCCGACAGCATCGTCGCCATCAGCGTCTCGTGGCCCGGCGCGTCGACGAACGAGACGGTGCGAAGCACCTCCGTGTCGACGCCGTGTTCCGAGCACGTCTCCTCGACGGTGAACGCTTCGGGCTCGTCGCCCTCGGGACAGCGGCGGAACGTCGCGTCCGCGTAGCCGAGGCGGATCGAGATCCCCCGCTTCATCTCCTCGCTGTGCTGGTCCGTCCACTCCCCGCTGAGCGCCTGGACCAGCGTCGTTTTGCCGTGGTCGACGTGGCCGACGAGTCCGATGTTCACCTCCGGTTGCTGGTGTGTTCCTGGCATGAAACCTCCTGAAAGTAATCTTGGTACAGTTTCGCCCCGAACGACTGATAAACCTACTGTTCTCTGCGCGTCTCGCTCCCCCGTCGGGCGCTACCACGCACCGCGAGGCGGAGGGCGGGGCGGATCGCTGACCACCGACACAGTTCTGTGCGATCTGCGTCGCTGCGCGTCGAAAACGCGGCAAATGTAACGCATCCTACATAACTGTAATTGAGCTAACGCTTTAGGGGGTAGCAACCGATGGCGCACGTATGAGCGAAGCGAGCGAAGCCGGCGAACCCGACCTCCAGCACTGCGAGGACTGCATGACGCCGGCGGAGGCGTTCTCCGTGATCGGCAACGAGACGCGCCTGTCCATCCTCGAAGCCCTCTGGAAGGCCGACGAGCGGCCGGTGAGCTTCTCGGACCTGCGGAAGGCGGTCGGCATGCGCGACAGCGCGCAGTTCAACTACCACCTCGACAAGCTCCGCGGGCAGTTCGTCCGGAAGACCGACGACGGCTACGGCTTCCGCCACGCCGGGTGGGCGGTCATCCACGCGGTGCAGGCCGGGTCGATCAACGAGCACCCCCGGATCGAGCCGTTCCCCGTCGAGGGCGACTGCGCCGACTGCGGCGAGGGCCTGCAGGCGAGCTACGACGACGAGCGCATCGTCGTCGACTGCGCGGACTGCGGGCGGATCCACGCGGACTACCCGTTCCCGCCGGGCGGCCTCGACGACCGCACCACCGACGAGGTGATGGCCGCGTTCAACCAGCGCGTGCGCCACCTCCACTGCCTGATGGCCGACGGGGTCTGTCCGGAGTGCTCCGGCACCGTCGAGACGAACATCGTCCGCGACCCCGCGAAGTTCGACCTCGACGTGGCGGTCCGCCACGAGTGCCGGCGCTGTCGCCACCAGCTCACCACGTCCGTCGGGCAGGTCCTGCTCGACCACGCCGAGATCGTGTCGTACTACCGCGACCACGGGATCGACCTGAATCAGGTGCCGTTCTGGACGCTCGACTGGTGCACCGACGACGAACACACCGTCGTCCTCGACGACGACCCGTGGCGGATCCGGCTTGAGATCCCCGTCGACGACGAGACCCTCTCGCTCACCGTCGACGCGGACCTCGTCGTCGTCGGCGTCGAGCGCACGCCCGTCGAGGGCGAGGGAGCGCGGTCGACCGCCTGAGCGGCTGAAACGAATTTCAGTAAGGCGGCCTACAGAAATGTTTTTCAGATTACACTTTTGAGGGTGGCGGTCCTCTGTCCAAGTGAGAAGGGAGATGACCGCGAAACCCACTGCCGCACGTCGCGACCGCAGCAGCACCGTTCGAACGCCCGCACCGACCGGGAGCCTCGCCGACCTGGTCCGCGCAGCCAAGCGCACCGTCGCCGGCCTGCTCGCCGCCGCCTTCGCCGCGCTCGTCGTCACCGGAGCCGTCGCGTTCCTCACCAGCTTCGAGGGGGCGTACGCCTTCGCGCTGGTCGCCGCCGTGGCGCTCGCGTTCGGCACCGCGTGGGCGCTCCCGTTCCTCGTCGTCCGCGCCGTTACCGCCGCGCTCGTTCGCCTCGACGGCTGATCCCGCCCTTTTCTTGACCCCTGACGACCCGACCCGCTGTTTCGTCTTCTCTCTATCCGCCGTCGCCGCGAGCTGAGTCGCCAACTCGGTTCCGGCGCACCGAACGCTGCTCCCGGGAATTTCGAGAAACCGGCAATCTCTAGTTAGGGCTAGTGAATATATAGTTTAGACTCGTCTAATTCATGTATGGTATCGATCCGCACGCTGACGGGCAGCAGTAGCTCCGGAGCGGTAACCGACGGCGGCGGAGGCGAGCGGATGTGACTGACGTCGACTACGGCGATGCGGCGAGGCTCACGTCGGCGCTAGAGGACCGGCTGACCGCGGCGATCGCCGGGGACGGTGTGAGCCGGCGAACGGTTCTCGGCGGCCTCGGGGTCGCCGGGAGCGCCGCGCTCGGTCTCTCCGGGCCGGGTGCCGCAGGCGGCGGCCACGACGAGGATGGACACGGGAACTTCGGGGCGAAAGGGGAGTACGACGACCGGTCCTTCGACCCGCACGAGTACCTCCGGACGTTCAACACCGGCCACGAGGGGCGGGACGGGGTGAACGAGGGCGTGTACGAGGAAAACGGGCGGACCGTCCGGCACTTTACGCTCACCGCGGTGGACACGACGATCGAGATAGCGCCGGGCGTCGAGTTCGAGGCCTGGTCGTTCGACGGGCAGGTCCCGGGCCCCACGCTTCGCGTCGTCGAGGGCGACCTGATCCGCGTCACGTTCCGGAACCGGAGCCGGCACGCGCACACGATCCACCCGCACGTGAAAAACGTCGACCCGGGGATGGACGGCACGCCGCAGACCGGTCCGGGCGTGCTCGACACCGACGAGGCGTTCACCTACGAGTGGGAGGCCCAGCCGGCGGGCGTCCACTTCTACCACTGCCACTCCCTGCCGCTGAAGGAGCACCTCCACCGGGGGTTGTACGGTGCGATCGTCGTCGACCCCGACCCCGACCGCGTCCGCGAGAACCCGCGGGAGTACGTCTCCGGACACCACCCCGTCTCCGACGAGTACGCGGCCGAACTCGTCGATCGGGCGAAGACGCGCAACCACGAGTACCCCGAGAACGACCGCTACGACGAACTCGTGATGGTGATGAACGGGTTCGACACGAACTTCGACGGCGAGAACGAGGTGTACGCCGCCAACACCCGTGCGTTCGCGTACGGCGTCGGGTCGACCGACGGGAACGGTGAGTGGGAGGAGGGCGAGACGAAACGCCCCATCCAGATCGACGGCGAGGGGCGCCAGCGGGTGTACCTGATCAACGCGACGGAGTTCGACCCCATCAACTCCTTTCACACCCACTCGCAGTTCTTCGACTACTACGACCACGGGACGACGCTGGAACCGACGCACGGCACCGTCGACACGGTCATGCAGTGTCAGGCGCAGCGGGGCGTGATCGACCTGGACTACGGCGACCACGAGCCGGGGCTGTACATGTTCCACGCCCACCAGTCCGAGTTCGCCGAACTGGGCTGGATGAGCTTCTTCGAGGTGGTCTGAATGGCGGGCGACGACCTCTCTGCGGACGGCGGGACCGCCGCCGACCGCGCCGACTCCGTCGGCGTCCCGCTCGGACTCCCCCGGTGGGTCGCCGCGGCGGTCCCGCTGGTGCTGCTCGCGCTCGTGGTCGCGTGGTTCCTCGTCGCGCCGCCGCTCGGAGGCGTCCAGTCCGGGGAGCCGCTCCCCGACGTGTCGGTAAGCCACGCCACCCTCCCGGACGACGGGAGCGTCGTGTTGCACGTCGTGAACAACGGTCCCGACTCGGTGACCGTCTCGCAGGTGCTCGTCGACGAGGCGTACTGGCAGCACGCGGTGACGAGCGGGGGCGAGGAGGTGCGCACGCTCTCCCCGGGCCAGAGCGCGGAGATCCGCATCCCGTACCACTGGCAGCCGGGGTGGGACCTGGAGGTGGCGATCGTGCTCGCCGACGGGACGACGGTCCACCACGACGTCGTCGCGCCCCAGCCGACGCCGGGGATGACGGCCGGGACGCTCGGGACGCTCGCGGTCGTCGGCCTGTTCGTCGGGGTGATCCCCGTCGCCCTCGGCATGCTCTGGTTCCCGTTCATGCGGAGCATGAGCGACCGCCGTCTCCACGCGGTGCTCGCCTTCTCCGCCGGCGTCCTCGCCTTCCTCGGCTTCGACGCGGGCTTCGAGGCGTTCGAGGTCGCCGAAAGCGTCCCCGGCGCCTACGAGGGGCAGTTGCTGGTCGTCCTCGGCGTCCTCGGCGCGATGCTCGTCGTCCAGTCGGTCACCGCGCGGACCGACGAAGGCGGGCGGAGCGCTCTCGCCGTCGCGTACGCGGTCGCCGTCGGCATCGGCCTCCACAACCTCGCGGAGGGGCTCGCGATCGGCAGCGCGTTCGCGCTCGGCCGGGCGTCGCTCGGCGCGTTCCTCGTCGTCGGCTTCATGATCCACAACGTCACCGAGGGGCCGGCGGTGGTCGCGCCGGTCGCCGGCGACGACCGACCCCCGCTCCGTCACTTCGTCGCGATCGGCGCGATCGCCGGCGCGCCGGTGATCCTCGGCGGCTGGATCGGCGGGTTCGCGTACTCGCCGACGCTCGGCGCGTTCTTCCTCGCGGTCGGCGTCGGCGCCATCGCGCAGGTCGTCTGGGAGATCGCCGGCATGGTCCGCGACCGCGGGGGCCGCGTCGGGAGCCCGACGAACGCGCTCGCCTTCCTCGGCGGCCTCGTCGTGATGTACGCGACCGACCTGCTGGTGATGCTCTGATGGCGTCCCGTCGGGCGTTCCTCGCGGCCGCCGGGGCGACCGTCGCAGCCGGCGTCGCCGGCTGTTCGAGAGCCGGCGACGATGCGACGGTCCGCACGACCGACGCGTTCGCGTTCGACCCCGAGTCCCCGACGGTCGCGTCCGGCGGAACGGTCACGTGGACGAACGAGAGCGGCGTCGGTCACACCGTCACGGCCTACGAGCGGCGGATACCCGACGGCGCCGACTACTTCGCGAGCGGCGGTTTCGGCTCGGAAGCGGCCGCCCGAGACGACGTCGAGGGCGGCATCGTCGACCCCGGAGAGACGTACGAGACGACGCTCGACGCGGCCGGCGAGTACGAGTACTTCTGCGTCCCGCACGAGGGGTCGGGCATGACCGGCGTCGTCGCCGTCGACTGACCGCGAGCCTTTTTTCGCCCGCGCCCCTCCCTTCTCCCGTGCGAGAGTACGGGTTCGAACTGGCCCTGTGTGCCCATCTGGAGGACGACGAGACGCTCGTCGCCCGACAGCTCGGCGGCGGCGTCGCCGCGCCCGCGAACCGCGTGCTCGACGTCGTCGCCGTCGCCCCCGGCCCCGAGTTCGAGGACCGGACCCGGATCACCCCGGAGCGTATCCCGGCACCAGCCGTCGAGAGCAACGTCGGCCCCGGCCGCTTCCGGTACTGGAAGGACGCCTTCGACTGTCACCCGGACCGCGCCCGGGGCGCCGTCGACCGCGCCGTCGACCTCGGCTTCTTCGAGCGCGAGCGCCGCGGCGGTCGCGACTACGTCCGACAGGTGGCCCGTTACCCCGACTGGTTCGGGGGGATACGCGCTATCGAGAACAAGCCCGACCTCGGCGCGCCCGGCGACCTCTACACGCAACTCCGCAAGGACGTGAGCCTCGCGCTGGTCGACGAGGTGGTGCTCGCCACCGAGAGCCACGTCACCCGCGCCCACCTCAACCGCATCCCCGACGAGGTCGGCGTCTGGCGGTTCGACCCAGACGAGGGGGTCGAGGTGATCCGCGAGCCAGCCCCGCTCCCGACCGACGAGACGGGGATCGAACTCATCGAAGAACGACCCGGACGCACGGAGGTGCGACCGATAGACGCCGACGAGAAGGCGCGCTACCGCCGCCGTCTCGCCGAGCGCGCCTACGGCAAGGGCTGGCGCCCCCGCGAGCTGCCCGCCTGCGAGCGCGCTGCCGCGACCGCCGTCGACGGCGGGGACGGCCTGCCCTACTGCGCGTGGAAAGGGCGCGTGGTCGACCCCGGGAGCGAGTGCGGCGGCGACTGCGACGGCCGCGTCGCCGCCGACCCGCCGGCGTTCGACCGCGAGAGAGAGCGGGCCGCGCGCACGCCGTGGGTCGCCGACCCCGACGGCGCCGCCCGGCGTCAGGCCGGCCTCGACCGGTTCACGGACTGATCGGCATCGGATTCCGGGAGAAGTACGGTTCGAAGAACGTTCGCTGCGGGTCGGGTTACGACTCGGCCTCGCTCAGCCAATCGGGCTCCTCGACCTCG containing:
- a CDS encoding DUF5787 family protein, coding for MREYGFELALCAHLEDDETLVARQLGGGVAAPANRVLDVVAVAPGPEFEDRTRITPERIPAPAVESNVGPGRFRYWKDAFDCHPDRARGAVDRAVDLGFFERERRGGRDYVRQVARYPDWFGGIRAIENKPDLGAPGDLYTQLRKDVSLALVDEVVLATESHVTRAHLNRIPDEVGVWRFDPDEGVEVIREPAPLPTDETGIELIEERPGRTEVRPIDADEKARYRRRLAERAYGKGWRPRELPACERAAATAVDGGDGLPYCAWKGRVVDPGSECGGDCDGRVAADPPAFDRERERAARTPWVADPDGAARRQAGLDRFTD
- a CDS encoding winged helix-turn-helix domain-containing protein, with translation MSEASEAGEPDLQHCEDCMTPAEAFSVIGNETRLSILEALWKADERPVSFSDLRKAVGMRDSAQFNYHLDKLRGQFVRKTDDGYGFRHAGWAVIHAVQAGSINEHPRIEPFPVEGDCADCGEGLQASYDDERIVVDCADCGRIHADYPFPPGGLDDRTTDEVMAAFNQRVRHLHCLMADGVCPECSGTVETNIVRDPAKFDLDVAVRHECRRCRHQLTTSVGQVLLDHAEIVSYYRDHGIDLNQVPFWTLDWCTDDEHTVVLDDDPWRIRLEIPVDDETLSLTVDADLVVVGVERTPVEGEGARSTA
- a CDS encoding translation initiation factor IF-2 subunit gamma codes for the protein MPGTHQQPEVNIGLVGHVDHGKTTLVQALSGEWTDQHSEEMKRGISIRLGYADATFRRCPEGDEPEAFTVEETCSEHGVDTEVLRTVSFVDAPGHETLMATMLSGAAIMDGAVLVVSASEPVPQPQTAEHLSALDIIGIDNIVIAQNKVDLVDADQARENYEQIQEFVEGTVAEGAPIVPISAQQEVNVDLLIDAIEREIPTPERDPEQDARMHVARSFDINRPGTTWNDLSGGVLGGSLVQGRLENDEEIEIRPGREVEEGGQSEYRPITTTIRSLQAGGESADEVFPGGLLGVGTGLDPSLTKGDALAGQMAGPPGTLPPTWESFTMDVDLLDRVVGEMEGGEVDDISTGEPLMMTIGTATTVGSVTSARGDEAEVALKRPVCAPEGAKIAINRRIGARWRLIGVGTLTG
- a CDS encoding cupredoxin domain-containing protein; protein product: MASRRAFLAAAGATVAAGVAGCSRAGDDATVRTTDAFAFDPESPTVASGGTVTWTNESGVGHTVTAYERRIPDGADYFASGGFGSEAAARDDVEGGIVDPGETYETTLDAAGEYEYFCVPHEGSGMTGVVAVD
- a CDS encoding ZIP family metal transporter; translated protein: MAGDDLSADGGTAADRADSVGVPLGLPRWVAAAVPLVLLALVVAWFLVAPPLGGVQSGEPLPDVSVSHATLPDDGSVVLHVVNNGPDSVTVSQVLVDEAYWQHAVTSGGEEVRTLSPGQSAEIRIPYHWQPGWDLEVAIVLADGTTVHHDVVAPQPTPGMTAGTLGTLAVVGLFVGVIPVALGMLWFPFMRSMSDRRLHAVLAFSAGVLAFLGFDAGFEAFEVAESVPGAYEGQLLVVLGVLGAMLVVQSVTARTDEGGRSALAVAYAVAVGIGLHNLAEGLAIGSAFALGRASLGAFLVVGFMIHNVTEGPAVVAPVAGDDRPPLRHFVAIGAIAGAPVILGGWIGGFAYSPTLGAFFLAVGVGAIAQVVWEIAGMVRDRGGRVGSPTNALAFLGGLVVMYATDLLVML
- a CDS encoding multicopper oxidase domain-containing protein is translated as MTDVDYGDAARLTSALEDRLTAAIAGDGVSRRTVLGGLGVAGSAALGLSGPGAAGGGHDEDGHGNFGAKGEYDDRSFDPHEYLRTFNTGHEGRDGVNEGVYEENGRTVRHFTLTAVDTTIEIAPGVEFEAWSFDGQVPGPTLRVVEGDLIRVTFRNRSRHAHTIHPHVKNVDPGMDGTPQTGPGVLDTDEAFTYEWEAQPAGVHFYHCHSLPLKEHLHRGLYGAIVVDPDPDRVRENPREYVSGHHPVSDEYAAELVDRAKTRNHEYPENDRYDELVMVMNGFDTNFDGENEVYAANTRAFAYGVGSTDGNGEWEEGETKRPIQIDGEGRQRVYLINATEFDPINSFHTHSQFFDYYDHGTTLEPTHGTVDTVMQCQAQRGVIDLDYGDHEPGLYMFHAHQSEFAELGWMSFFEVV